The proteins below are encoded in one region of Chryseobacterium wanjuense:
- the rpsL gene encoding 30S ribosomal protein S12 codes for MPTIQQLVRKGRATLAKKSKSAALDSCPQRRGVCTRVYTTTPKKPNSALRKVARVRLSNGKEVNAYIPGEGHNLQEHSIVLVRGGRVKDLPGVRYHIVRGALDTAGVNGRTQRRSKYGAKRPKPGQAAAAPAKGKKK; via the coding sequence ATGCCTACTATTCAACAATTAGTAAGAAAAGGAAGAGCCACGCTTGCCAAGAAGAGCAAATCGGCTGCCCTTGATTCTTGTCCACAAAGACGTGGTGTATGTACGAGAGTATATACTACTACACCTAAGAAACCAAACTCTGCACTAAGAAAAGTTGCAAGGGTAAGACTTTCTAATGGTAAAGAAGTGAACGCCTACATCCCGGGCGAAGGACATAATCTTCAAGAGCACTCGATAGTATTGGTAAGAGGCGGAAGGGTGAAAGACCTACCGGGAGTACGTTACCACATCGTAAGAGGTGCATTAGACACTGCAGGTGTAAATGGAAGAACACAGAGAAGATCGAAGTATGGAGCTAAGAGACCTAAGCCAGGTCAAGCTGCAGCTGCACCAGCAAAAGGAAAGAAAAAATAA
- the rpsG gene encoding 30S ribosomal protein S7 produces MRKTKAKKRPLLPDPKFNDQLVTRFVNNLMLDGKKSIAFKIFYDALDIVETKKGDTEKTSLEIWKDALTNVMPHVEVRSRRVGGANFQIPMPIRADRKISMAMKWLIKYSKARNDKSMALKLANEVVAASREEGAAFKKKTDTHKMAEANKAFSHFKF; encoded by the coding sequence ATGAGAAAGACAAAAGCGAAAAAAAGACCGTTGTTACCAGATCCAAAGTTTAATGATCAATTGGTAACAAGATTCGTAAACAACCTAATGCTTGACGGTAAAAAGTCAATCGCATTCAAAATTTTCTATGATGCATTGGATATCGTAGAAACTAAAAAAGGTGATACAGAAAAAACATCTCTAGAAATCTGGAAAGATGCCCTTACTAATGTAATGCCTCACGTAGAGGTACGTTCTAGAAGAGTAGGTGGAGCTAACTTCCAAATCCCAATGCCAATCAGAGCTGATAGAAAAATTTCTATGGCAATGAAATGGTTAATCAAATATTCTAAAGCTAGAAATGATAAGTCTATGGCTTTGAAATTAGCTAACGAAGTTGTAGCTGCTTCAAGAGAAGAAGGTGCAGCTTTCAAAAAGAAAACTGATACTCACAAAATGGCGGAAGCTAACAAGGCTTTCTCACACTTCAAATTCTAA
- a CDS encoding Dps family protein, whose protein sequence is MKNANIIGLKETDCKKIAEKLNILLANYSVFYQNTRGSHWNIKGDQFFTLHPKFEELYNSLVLKIDEIAERILTLGATPAHNYSDYLKVATIKESKEVTDATKSVENILSSFKVVIDLQRELLDITDQAGDEGTNSQMSDYITEQEKEVWMYNSYLGK, encoded by the coding sequence ATGAAAAATGCGAATATCATCGGTCTTAAAGAAACCGACTGCAAGAAAATTGCAGAAAAACTGAATATTCTTTTGGCAAACTATTCTGTTTTTTACCAAAACACAAGAGGTTCTCACTGGAATATCAAAGGTGACCAGTTCTTTACACTTCACCCGAAATTCGAGGAACTTTACAATAGTCTTGTTTTAAAAATTGATGAAATTGCCGAAAGAATTCTGACATTGGGAGCGACACCGGCACACAATTATTCCGATTATCTGAAGGTGGCTACCATTAAAGAAAGCAAGGAAGTAACCGACGCTACAAAAAGCGTTGAAAATATTTTGAGTTCTTTCAAAGTGGTGATCGATCTGCAGAGAGAGCTTTTAGACATCACAGATCAGGCCGGTGACGAGGGTACAAACTCTCAGATGAGCGACTACATCACGGAACAGGAAAAAGAAGTATGGATGTATAACTCTTACCTGGGTAAGTAA
- a CDS encoding 5-formyltetrahydrofolate cyclo-ligase: protein MQKRKALSTDEAFLLSEKIFKNFINYFQPKEGEKVHVFIPILERNEINTQIFIDYFLKQNIRVFVPKIVADELINIEIFADTLFETSAWGIPEPVSNEDSGESYFHYVITPLLYCDDKGNRVGYGKGFYDAFFESVSSEVKKIGVNYFNPDEMIDDVWENDIPLDYLVTPTDVLSFLNGLE, encoded by the coding sequence ATGCAAAAAAGAAAAGCCTTGTCCACCGATGAGGCTTTCTTGTTATCTGAAAAGATTTTTAAAAATTTTATTAATTATTTTCAGCCAAAAGAAGGGGAGAAGGTACATGTTTTCATTCCTATTTTAGAAAGAAATGAAATTAATACCCAGATTTTTATTGATTATTTTTTGAAGCAGAATATTCGTGTTTTTGTGCCGAAAATTGTTGCGGATGAATTAATTAATATAGAAATTTTTGCAGATACTCTATTTGAAACCAGTGCATGGGGAATTCCTGAACCTGTTTCAAATGAAGATTCCGGAGAGAGTTATTTTCATTACGTGATTACCCCTCTTTTATATTGTGATGATAAAGGCAACAGGGTAGGCTATGGCAAAGGTTTTTATGATGCTTTTTTCGAAAGTGTTTCTTCGGAAGTGAAAAAAATCGGAGTTAATTATTTTAACCCCGATGAAATGATCGACGATGTCTGGGAAAATGATATTCCGCTGGACTATTTGGTTACGCCCACAGACGTACTGTCTTTTTTGAATGGATTGGAATAA
- the trhO gene encoding oxygen-dependent tRNA uridine(34) hydroxylase TrhO, producing the protein MQLYNTLSAEERAQLIDEAGKERLTLSFYAYAKIEDPKKFRDELFIAWNALDALGRIYVAHEGINAQMSVPADNFEAFRDTLEAYDFMRGIRLNVAVEQDNHSFLKLTIKVRHKIVADGLNDETFDVTNKGTHLKAQEFNNLLEDPNTIVVDFRNHYESEVGHFEGAITPDVENFRESLPIIKEQLQDFKEDKNLLMYCTGGIRCEKASAYFKHQGFKNVYQLEGGIIEYTRQIKEEGIESKFIGKNFVFDHRLGERITDDIIAQCHQCGKPCDNHTNCANDACHLLFIQCDECKAAMENCCSTECLDIIHLPVEEQVKLRKGLQVGNKVFRKGKSEALKFKKSGDLPNKPLAKATPAGSKDIRQKIKVKKTLIGKAEHYYSKSKIAQFLIENKELSVGDKVLISGPTTGDQEITITQIFVNGGPCETAKPGDQITFELPFRVRLSDKLYKILQSENA; encoded by the coding sequence ATGCAACTGTATAACACCTTAAGCGCAGAAGAAAGAGCTCAACTTATTGATGAAGCCGGTAAGGAACGTCTTACTTTGTCTTTCTATGCGTATGCCAAAATTGAAGATCCCAAAAAATTTCGCGACGAATTATTTATAGCCTGGAATGCCCTTGATGCACTCGGCCGTATATATGTGGCGCATGAAGGAATCAATGCTCAGATGAGTGTTCCTGCAGACAATTTTGAAGCTTTCCGCGATACGCTGGAAGCATACGATTTTATGAGAGGCATCCGTTTGAATGTAGCCGTTGAGCAGGATAACCACTCTTTTTTAAAATTAACCATAAAAGTCAGACATAAAATCGTTGCCGACGGATTGAATGATGAGACTTTTGATGTTACCAATAAAGGAACTCACCTGAAAGCACAGGAATTTAATAATCTCCTTGAAGATCCCAATACGATTGTAGTAGATTTCAGAAATCACTACGAAAGTGAAGTAGGGCATTTTGAAGGAGCCATCACTCCGGATGTTGAAAATTTCAGGGAAAGTTTACCGATTATCAAGGAACAGTTACAGGATTTTAAAGAGGATAAAAACCTTTTGATGTACTGTACAGGAGGTATTCGTTGTGAAAAAGCCAGTGCTTATTTCAAACACCAGGGCTTTAAAAACGTTTACCAATTGGAAGGCGGAATTATTGAGTATACCCGTCAGATAAAGGAAGAAGGGATTGAAAGTAAATTTATAGGTAAAAATTTCGTCTTTGATCATCGATTGGGAGAAAGAATTACAGATGATATCATCGCGCAGTGTCACCAATGCGGAAAACCTTGTGATAACCATACGAATTGTGCTAATGATGCGTGTCATTTACTGTTTATTCAATGTGATGAATGTAAAGCGGCGATGGAAAACTGCTGCTCAACGGAATGTCTGGATATCATCCATTTGCCTGTAGAAGAGCAGGTAAAACTGAGAAAAGGCTTACAGGTTGGAAATAAAGTTTTCAGAAAAGGAAAATCGGAAGCTTTGAAGTTTAAAAAATCCGGTGACCTGCCAAATAAACCTTTAGCAAAAGCGACACCGGCGGGGTCGAAAGATATTCGCCAGAAAATAAAAGTTAAAAAAACTTTGATCGGAAAGGCGGAACATTATTATTCAAAATCAAAAATTGCACAGTTTTTAATTGAAAATAAAGAACTTTCTGTGGGTGATAAAGTTTTGATTTCAGGACCAACAACAGGAGATCAGGAAATTACAATTACACAGATTTTTGTAAACGGAGGTCCTTGTGAAACGGCAAAACCTGGTGATCAGATTACTTTTGAGCTTCCGTTCAGAGTTCGTTTGTCTGATAAATTATATAAGATTCTGCAAAGCGAAAACGCATAA
- a CDS encoding DUF5995 family protein, producing MKTIEEVLKKLDEIIIWAKENQSPAGYFACTYRIMTAQVLKGIQQKKFEDNPRMTQLDIAFAQRYLEAWDAYSKGKKCTNSWYLAFEATKNKNLLILQHIFLGMNAHINLDLGISAASVMPYRKINPLKKDFENINNVIASINQKVQDSLNKICYPVGLIDKISNGKDNAVLDFAISKARDTSWATAVIASNTPNFLRESVIGIVDYAAAKVATQILNPKILTPALTKELKKCESSDVVKNIEILSSTKNV from the coding sequence ATGAAAACCATAGAAGAAGTTCTGAAAAAGCTTGATGAAATCATTATCTGGGCTAAAGAAAACCAAAGTCCTGCAGGATATTTTGCATGCACTTACCGAATCATGACGGCACAGGTTTTAAAAGGTATTCAACAGAAAAAATTTGAGGACAATCCCAGAATGACCCAACTTGATATTGCTTTCGCTCAACGGTATCTTGAAGCCTGGGACGCCTATTCCAAAGGGAAAAAGTGTACAAATTCCTGGTATCTTGCCTTTGAAGCAACAAAAAATAAAAACCTGCTGATCTTACAGCACATTTTCTTGGGAATGAACGCCCACATCAATCTCGACCTGGGAATTTCTGCGGCATCAGTCATGCCATACCGAAAAATCAATCCTCTGAAAAAAGATTTTGAAAATATTAATAATGTCATTGCTTCCATCAACCAGAAAGTTCAGGATTCTCTGAATAAAATCTGTTATCCGGTGGGTTTGATTGATAAAATTTCGAATGGAAAAGATAATGCCGTTTTAGATTTTGCCATTTCAAAAGCGAGAGATACATCTTGGGCAACGGCAGTTATCGCTTCAAATACTCCCAATTTTTTAAGAGAATCTGTCATTGGGATTGTCGATTACGCCGCTGCAAAAGTTGCCACACAAATTTTAAATCCGAAAATCCTCACTCCTGCTTTAACGAAGGAATTGAAAAAATGCGAGAGCAGTGATGTGGTGAAGAATATTGAGATTTTATCGAGTACAAAAAATGTTTAA
- a CDS encoding YciI family protein, with amino-acid sequence MKKFILIVWLFAATFSLAQKTTEQPKYNQELATKQGADKYGMKAYTIVMLTTGPTKIEDKAKMGELMKGHLGNIGKLADEGKIVVAGPFLEKNKENYRGMFIFNTKSKEEAEQWVKTDPAVQAGVFSYEIFPWYGSAALPTYLEHHKEIAKENP; translated from the coding sequence ATGAAAAAATTTATTTTAATAGTGTGGCTTTTCGCAGCAACATTTTCATTAGCACAAAAGACAACAGAACAGCCAAAATACAATCAGGAGCTTGCCACAAAACAGGGCGCCGACAAATACGGAATGAAAGCCTACACCATCGTCATGCTCACAACCGGACCAACAAAAATAGAGGACAAAGCCAAAATGGGCGAACTGATGAAAGGACATTTAGGAAATATTGGAAAACTGGCAGACGAAGGAAAAATAGTTGTTGCAGGCCCATTTCTTGAAAAAAATAAAGAAAACTACCGCGGTATGTTTATTTTCAATACCAAATCCAAAGAGGAAGCCGAGCAATGGGTAAAAACAGATCCGGCAGTTCAGGCTGGCGTTTTTTCATATGAAATTTTCCCTTGGTATGGTTCGGCAGCGTTGCCAACATATTTGGAGCATCATAAGGAGATTGCGAAGGAGAATCCGTAA
- a CDS encoding TrmH family RNA methyltransferase has product MLIESFQNEKVKYITKLLADNRFRKKSDVFVVEGQQENERAQKFGFEPVEFFISENIFQKELPKGKVHLVSEKVYEKIAYRGSSEGIIGVYKTKEEDLSSFKPQDNSTVIIVEGVEKPGNLGAILRSCEAFGIDALIVSDGKTDFYNPNVIRSSVGCLFGMKVFQADNQKTLEFLQENNFNIYTTIMDETAEDLYKRDFKEKSAVLFGTEHSGLSDFWIGKGKNTLIPMAGSIDSLNLSNAVAITCYEALRQKKG; this is encoded by the coding sequence ATGTTAATAGAAAGTTTCCAGAACGAAAAAGTAAAATACATTACCAAACTTCTTGCAGATAACCGATTTCGCAAGAAATCAGATGTTTTTGTCGTAGAAGGACAGCAGGAAAATGAAAGGGCTCAGAAATTTGGTTTCGAACCCGTTGAATTCTTTATCTCTGAAAATATTTTTCAAAAAGAACTACCAAAAGGGAAAGTCCATTTGGTGAGTGAGAAAGTGTACGAGAAAATCGCTTACCGAGGAAGCTCGGAAGGGATCATCGGTGTTTATAAAACTAAGGAGGAAGATTTAAGTTCTTTTAAACCTCAGGATAATTCTACAGTAATTATTGTTGAAGGCGTTGAAAAGCCCGGTAATTTAGGCGCTATTTTAAGAAGCTGCGAAGCTTTCGGAATTGATGCCTTAATTGTTTCTGATGGTAAAACTGATTTTTATAATCCAAATGTGATACGATCAAGTGTCGGTTGCCTTTTCGGGATGAAGGTTTTTCAGGCGGATAATCAAAAAACGCTGGAATTTCTTCAGGAAAATAATTTTAATATTTATACAACGATCATGGATGAAACGGCGGAAGATCTTTACAAAAGAGATTTTAAAGAAAAATCTGCAGTTTTATTCGGGACAGAACATTCAGGTTTAAGTGATTTCTGGATCGGAAAAGGGAAAAATACGTTGATTCCAATGGCCGGAAGTATCGACTCTCTAAACTTGAGTAATGCTGTAGCGATTACTTGCTACGAAGCTTTGAGGCAGAAAAAAGGATAA
- a CDS encoding trypsin-like peptidase domain-containing protein has translation MKSTLKKLLPFAVVGVISGATTVGTLQYFGHDSNSGDQSYFTKSASNVTFAGMNSAAVGDDFVKAAKTTVPAVVTIKNYQSRSTNRASEQDLFDFFFGDPFGGRGQQRQKQQQQAPDNMPSGMGSGVIISPDGYIISNNHVVAGANKLEVVLSNKKSYIATLVGTDPNTDISLLKIEEKGLPYLNFANSDNIEVGQWVLAVGNPLGLNSTVTAGIISAKGRGIGILSSQGKAANPIESFIQTDAAINPGNSGGALVNTNGDLIGINSAIQSTTGYYQGYGFAVPSNLARKIVEDIKKFGIVQRGFLGVTSIDLSDDQLVASYNKQYKTNIKTGNGVYITGFGENSGAEDAGLKKGDIITSIDNTPVTDFADLSIAVGSKRPGDKVAVTYQRNGKEATTTVTLKDQKGGTSTRTKADLSVTEKIGAEFEPLSDRFKTDYGLNSGVIAKNVSEGSEIAKIGIVDNYIVIEINGKPVNSQKDVEKILDKYSGNVSVKFVDAYGQIYTRGFKMP, from the coding sequence ATGAAGAGTACTTTAAAAAAACTATTACCATTTGCAGTAGTAGGCGTTATTTCAGGAGCTACTACCGTTGGAACATTACAATATTTCGGACATGATTCCAACAGCGGAGACCAATCATACTTCACAAAATCAGCATCTAATGTCACATTTGCAGGAATGAATTCTGCAGCGGTAGGAGACGATTTTGTAAAAGCAGCTAAAACGACGGTTCCGGCTGTAGTGACCATCAAAAATTATCAATCTAGATCAACAAACAGAGCATCTGAGCAGGATCTGTTTGATTTCTTCTTTGGAGATCCGTTTGGAGGAAGAGGACAGCAAAGACAGAAACAGCAACAACAAGCTCCGGATAATATGCCTTCAGGAATGGGTTCCGGGGTAATCATTTCGCCTGATGGTTATATTATTTCGAATAATCACGTTGTAGCAGGTGCCAATAAGCTTGAAGTGGTTTTAAGCAATAAAAAATCTTATATCGCGACATTGGTAGGAACTGACCCGAATACAGATATCTCATTATTAAAAATCGAAGAAAAAGGATTGCCTTATCTTAATTTTGCCAATTCTGATAATATCGAGGTCGGACAATGGGTTCTTGCAGTAGGAAATCCGCTTGGACTGAATTCTACCGTAACGGCAGGGATTATTTCTGCAAAAGGAAGAGGAATCGGAATTTTAAGTTCACAAGGAAAAGCGGCTAACCCAATTGAAAGCTTTATCCAAACCGATGCGGCGATCAACCCTGGGAACTCGGGAGGAGCTCTGGTAAATACGAATGGTGATTTGATCGGTATTAATTCTGCCATTCAGTCCACTACAGGATATTATCAAGGATACGGATTTGCAGTGCCTTCCAATCTGGCAAGAAAAATTGTTGAGGATATTAAGAAATTCGGTATCGTACAAAGAGGTTTCCTAGGAGTTACTTCAATCGACCTTTCTGACGATCAATTAGTTGCATCTTACAACAAACAATATAAAACCAATATAAAAACTGGTAACGGAGTTTATATTACAGGATTCGGAGAAAACAGCGGTGCTGAAGACGCAGGCTTGAAAAAAGGAGACATCATTACGAGTATCGACAATACGCCGGTAACAGATTTTGCAGATCTGTCGATCGCAGTGGGCAGCAAACGTCCGGGTGATAAAGTGGCTGTAACCTATCAGAGAAACGGTAAAGAAGCAACGACAACTGTTACTTTAAAAGACCAGAAAGGCGGAACTTCGACAAGAACTAAGGCTGACCTTAGCGTAACTGAGAAAATCGGAGCCGAGTTTGAACCGTTGAGCGACAGATTTAAAACCGATTACGGCTTGAACAGCGGAGTAATTGCCAAAAATGTATCGGAAGGAAGCGAGATCGCTAAAATCGGAATCGTAGATAATTATATCGTTATTGAAATAAATGGTAAACCTGTCAATTCACAAAAAGACGTTGAAAAAATCCTTGATAAATATTCAGGAAATGTATCCGTGAAATTTGTGGATGCTTATGGACAGATTTATACGAGAGGATTTAAAATGCCTTAG
- the rmuC gene encoding DNA recombination protein RmuC: MEMTYLIIGCIAGGVIGAVILYFALKSSMVSRSSYDELNNLHIKNNSDLENSNLKIQELTQNINKEKELSLQQTDLLNDLKNEFAKISAEHSSLNTQFLEQKQINSKQTAQIESLLTEKQNIFAKNSELSAINESLQKSLETQKEEITKIQEEAKLQFKNLANEILEEKSEKFTEQNQLNIKNLLNPLQEKINNFEKKVETTHKESIDYHAALREQIIGLKDLNAQMSKETLNLTKALKGDSKIQGNWGELVLERVLEKSGLEKGREYEIQKSHLTEEGNRVQPDVIINLPDGKKMIIDSKVSLVAYEKYINEENDDIKIQFLKEHIISLRRHIEQLGTKNYHNLYEMESPDFVLLFIPIEPAFAIAINDDNQLYNKAFEKNIVIVTPSTLLATLRTIDSMWTNQKQQNNAIEIARQAGALYDKFEGFVANLLKVGKKMEEAKSEYEGAMNKLIDGRGNLVTAAQRLKVMGAKATKNLPENLITRAKANEEISELKLIDNPKDTSELQEE, from the coding sequence ATGGAGATGACATATTTAATTATCGGATGTATTGCCGGAGGAGTTATTGGGGCGGTTATTCTATATTTCGCCTTGAAATCATCAATGGTTTCAAGAAGTTCGTATGATGAACTGAACAATTTACACATTAAAAACAATTCTGATTTAGAAAATTCTAATCTGAAAATTCAGGAACTTACTCAGAATATTAATAAAGAAAAAGAACTCAGTCTTCAGCAAACGGATCTTTTGAATGACTTAAAGAACGAATTTGCAAAAATATCTGCAGAACACTCATCTTTAAACACCCAGTTTTTAGAACAAAAACAAATCAATTCCAAACAAACAGCTCAGATTGAAAGTCTTTTAACGGAGAAACAAAATATCTTCGCCAAAAATTCTGAGCTTTCCGCTATCAATGAAAGTCTGCAGAAATCTTTAGAAACTCAGAAAGAAGAGATTACAAAAATTCAGGAGGAAGCCAAGTTGCAGTTTAAAAATCTGGCCAATGAAATTTTAGAAGAGAAATCTGAAAAATTTACTGAACAAAATCAATTGAATATCAAAAACTTGTTAAACCCACTTCAAGAGAAAATCAATAATTTTGAAAAAAAGGTAGAAACTACTCATAAGGAAAGTATTGATTACCATGCTGCTTTAAGAGAACAAATCATAGGATTGAAAGATTTAAATGCTCAAATGAGTAAAGAAACTTTAAATCTGACTAAAGCACTAAAAGGAGATAGCAAAATACAGGGAAACTGGGGCGAATTAGTTTTAGAAAGAGTTTTAGAGAAATCTGGGCTTGAGAAAGGACGTGAATATGAAATTCAAAAGAGCCATTTAACAGAAGAAGGGAATCGTGTTCAACCAGATGTTATTATAAATCTTCCTGATGGAAAAAAAATGATTATTGATTCTAAAGTATCTTTAGTTGCATATGAAAAATATATTAATGAAGAAAATGACGATATAAAGATTCAATTTTTAAAAGAACACATAATTTCTTTAAGAAGACATATTGAGCAATTAGGAACAAAAAACTATCATAATCTATATGAAATGGAAAGCCCTGATTTCGTTCTACTTTTCATTCCAATAGAACCAGCCTTTGCAATTGCTATAAACGATGATAATCAACTATACAATAAAGCTTTTGAAAAAAATATAGTTATTGTTACTCCATCCACGTTATTAGCCACTTTAAGAACGATCGACAGCATGTGGACAAATCAAAAACAGCAAAACAATGCTATTGAAATAGCTCGTCAAGCAGGTGCACTATATGATAAATTTGAGGGTTTCGTAGCAAATCTTTTAAAGGTTGGTAAAAAGATGGAAGAAGCTAAATCTGAATATGAAGGAGCAATGAATAAACTTATTGATGGAAGAGGAAATTTAGTCACGGCTGCACAGAGATTAAAAGTAATGGGAGCTAAAGCAACAAAAAATCTTCCTGAAAATTTAATTACTAGAGCAAAAGCTAATGAAGAAATCTCAGAATTAAAATTAATTGACAATCCAAAAGATACATCTGAACTCCAAGAAGAATAA
- the pncB gene encoding nicotinate phosphoribosyltransferase yields MHDVRLNSILDNDFYKITMQNAVVKLFPGSIVKYEFINRGKHQFPEGFDVALREAVNKMAELKLTKDEKKFMARTCPYIDLPYLDFLEGYHYDPSEVKIHQDGTELSVTVEGLWYRTILWEVPLLALISELHYEMNHMERDSNEVVMSKTLEKADSLAKLGVNFAEFGTRRRHSYKVQNLVMEALTHKKESTFIGSSNVHFAMKYGVKPIGTHAHEWFMFHAAEYGFKMANELALEHWVDVYRGDLGVALSDTYTTDVFFQQFDKKFAKLFDGVRHDSGDALEFADKTIAHYQRHGINPLFKYIIFSDALNLEKVEEITNYCRGKIGISFGIGTNLTNDVGLKPMNIVMKLIGVQAPNHEWIPTVKLSDERGKYTGDPKMIELAKEFLRIKE; encoded by the coding sequence ATGCACGACGTACGGTTGAATTCCATTTTAGATAATGATTTTTATAAAATTACTATGCAGAATGCGGTAGTAAAATTATTCCCTGGTTCTATAGTAAAATACGAATTTATCAACAGGGGGAAACATCAGTTTCCGGAAGGTTTTGATGTTGCTTTAAGAGAAGCCGTAAACAAAATGGCCGAACTTAAATTAACGAAAGATGAAAAAAAATTCATGGCCAGAACCTGCCCTTACATCGATCTACCCTATCTGGATTTTCTTGAAGGATACCATTACGATCCGTCTGAAGTAAAAATTCATCAGGATGGAACCGAACTTTCCGTCACAGTGGAAGGGCTTTGGTACAGAACGATTCTTTGGGAAGTGCCTTTATTGGCCTTAATCAGTGAGTTGCATTATGAAATGAACCATATGGAAAGAGATTCCAACGAGGTTGTCATGAGTAAAACACTTGAAAAAGCCGATTCTCTAGCAAAGCTGGGTGTGAATTTCGCAGAATTCGGGACAAGGAGAAGACATTCTTATAAAGTTCAGAATCTGGTAATGGAAGCATTAACACATAAAAAAGAATCTACATTCATCGGAAGCTCCAACGTACATTTTGCCATGAAGTATGGTGTAAAGCCCATCGGAACTCACGCTCACGAATGGTTTATGTTCCACGCTGCGGAATATGGTTTCAAAATGGCCAATGAATTGGCACTCGAACATTGGGTTGATGTCTACAGAGGCGATCTGGGAGTTGCCCTTTCAGATACTTATACAACGGATGTTTTCTTCCAGCAGTTTGATAAAAAATTTGCCAAACTGTTCGACGGTGTTCGCCACGACAGCGGTGACGCTTTGGAATTTGCTGATAAAACGATTGCCCACTATCAAAGACACGGAATCAATCCGTTATTTAAATATATCATTTTCTCCGATGCCTTAAATCTTGAAAAAGTAGAGGAAATTACCAACTACTGCAGAGGAAAAATCGGGATTTCTTTCGGAATCGGAACCAATCTTACCAATGATGTCGGTTTAAAACCAATGAATATCGTAATGAAATTAATCGGAGTACAGGCTCCGAACCACGAATGGATTCCAACGGTAAAACTTTCCGACGAGCGTGGAAAATACACGGGAGATCCAAAAATGATCGAACTGGCAAAAGAATTTTTAAGAATAAAAGAGTAA